The Macrobrachium nipponense isolate FS-2020 chromosome 7, ASM1510439v2, whole genome shotgun sequence DNA window tatatatatatcaatgattaggaggacataaagacttgctaagaaggtccaatttattcccgacatttcgtaatgtcttcattacattttcgtgggctgtacaaaatagatagcataaattACAAAAaggttatgaaattaaaaatattaaaaattaaagttgcacaatgattataaatttaaaatatcaactGGAAGAACTGAAAGGACAacttaaaacacacaaaacagaaaataggaaaataattactataaaaaagaataaaaaaaagtcaaaagttAAGCAAAgttggaccaacctattcagcggcaatgttaagactggagagaaaaataaaaaaaaactaagagaggTACAGTGTACTAGCAGAGGTTAAGATGTTCAACGTGGGGATGAGTtgtttgatcattaacgattctaaattTGTCAAATCATGGCTTTTGGAAGCTTGACCTAAAACTGAAAAGTCCTTATTTTCAATAGAGGTTTTACATATTctagagtgatttctaatattagaaaactcagAGTATGCAATTTTGTTCCCAGTCCTATAGCTTACTTTACGATGAGAATCTAGGCGTACCGTCAGAATGTAGCGCAACTGCAGGGGCTTGCGCCTGCCCTATCAGAATAAGACCATTGACACCTCAACCAACCATACGAACGAGGCATGTAACGTCACGACGTTGAAGTCGTTACAGAcatttcattctgcaaatgaaataattacaataatatttttatcctacTTTACAGACAAAATGTCAACAGacctaaattaaaagtaaattacactTATATTACAACTTACAAAAAGCAATAATAAGTATATTACGACAAAACCAATCAAAACAGAAGtaacaaatttgaatttgaatcgaccagtaaattacaaatggaattgatcaatcaatacagttacttactccaagctatttagttggagggcgcagtcttattctaaattattaatgGCGATCTCGAAAGAGAACCGCCCAGCTCCAGGCCTCAAGATCAAGTGTAAAACAACGATTCTTTGGGCAGATTTTCGCTTGTTAAAGAATTCGTCCAGTACCTAGTTTGGCAACTAAGCGACCTCTAATTTTATAATTGGCTAGTTCAATATGGAAATAGAGGACGCGATTCGTGTCTGTTTACACTCCGGAGCTTTATCTCGGGTTAATTTTTGCtctgttataaattatacacgttttttcatgaatatttaaaattcacTTTTGAACCTTTTTTGTAACAAATTTTACATACTAGAATTATAGATAAAACTTGATCTCATTTGATAAATAAGCAAGAAACaggaacttgaatttttttttttttttacatttttaacttttttttttttttttttttacactttttttacttaataagaaCATGAAACAAAACGACAACATATAGAAAAAGTACTCATTTAGATGAAATTGCACTTTTTGCGACAAAATTTTACGTTATATGCAACTGAAAATCACACGTATGTTACTGTAAATGTCTACAAATCAGTACGTTCATTGTTCCTCAGAATGACAACCAAATCTCTGACCGACTTAGTGACAAACTTAGATTTTTCATCAGACTTATACCGCACCGATACTGAACGTGTTATATTATCAGACGACTTGTTTTCAGAAACAACTTCGCCCCAATGCCACTTGTTACGCATGGGAttagtatctctgattattacaaTATCATTTATCTCTACTCCCCGGTTGAAATCTGACCACTTTTCTCTGGGAAGAGGAGCTGGAAAAATTTGATCATACCATATTTTCCaccaatgatttaaaaaaagttcATTCAGTGCGAGTATTTTTGTGTACTCTATTTGCTCAGGTGTTTTAGCCAACTCGAAATCTAAAAGTTCACTGATATCACCGCTTGATCTAACCAAAACAAGGTCATTTGGACGTAGTTATCTCACAGCGTCTAATTTGGCAACATCATTTCTATGAACACCTAAAGGCCTATCATTTATATATCAGCAACACTGTACATTAGTCTCTGCAAACGCAACTTTGTAAACTCAGGTTTTCTCGAAGCAGTGACAGCTTCTAAAGTATTCTTCACAGTTCTGATCATCCTCTCAGCTTGTCCAACTGACGAATGAGCTCCAGATGGTACGAAGTGCCAGGTTGTTGTTTCGGGATTTGTCTGAATCTTTGCCATCTTGGTATGGTTCCAAAGGCTCTCCATGACGTTTGCAGCACCACGGATTTGCGAACCAAGATCTGCAGTCACAGACGTTTTCCGCGGATTCTAGTGAAAGCATCGAAAACCTGCAAGGAAGCAGTGGTATCGTAACCTTCAAGGACCTCTATGTGGGCTGCACCAGATGCACGACACACGATGACCAGAATCCAGGCTTTACCAGAATTTACCCGGTAATTTCTCGTCTTGCGGCGATCAGCGATGGTATTGAACGGACCAGCTATGTCAATGACCACATGCTCGAATACTGGTGAACGCACGAGTTGTTCCACCTTACGAGGAGCGATCTCTACTTGGGCGATCTTCTTCCGTAGAAAGCGACAATATGGGTACTGCGACACAACTTGCTGACGAACCGTTTACCGTTGAGGATCAAGAACTGCTCACGTACTAGCAGCAAGTAGTATCCACACCAGAGTGCTGCGGTTGATGACATTTACGCACCAAGATCTCTGCAaagggttcagagtatggtataaTCGCAGGCGGGTTTGATAGAGCAGCAACAGTACGACCTAGTGCTCTCCACACACCGTCGGCGTCCAGTATTGGGTTCAGTGACTTTAGCTTATGTTCCACATCTGACGGTAGCGACTGCTGAGCCTGTTGAATAAGAAACAATTTTGATATTAATAACTCACGCTTGGTAGGCACAAATGTATCATTTTCAGCAAACCATCTCGAACGTTCTGCTTTCGTCATACTACTGATGGCAAACTTGGAGAGTCTTCCTGTTCTCTTCAGTCGATCTCTGAAAAGTTGTGAAGCATTTTCCATAAATCTTATGATTCTAGAGATGCGACATTTAATCTTCATCAGGCTGTCATTTTTGTCGACCgttatgttaaatttttttagGATATCAAGAATAACTGAATAATcttcatttgttccaccatcaatCTGGACACATAGTGACTTGCATCTTCCAATGGTCATCCGTGGATCTTTTATTCTTATGTCCAGATCTTCTTTCTTCGCATGAACTTCATTTGCATGTTTGATTGGCCATTCGTTGATGTCCTTCTTCATGAAGTCTGGACCTTTTTGCCATCTGTAATCCTTTCCCATTTTAGATGGGTTAAGACCGCGTGACGCATTATCGGCAACGTTGTTTCCAGAGTCCACATGGTACCAATTGCGAATATCAGTCAGAGTTTGTATTTCACTGATACGGCTGGCTGTCCACATGTTGTACTTGTAGGGCTCATGACGCAGTTGTTCCAGAACTATGCTGTCAGTTAGCAGCATTACCCTTTCAAAAATGAAGCTCGATTTTTTTACGATAGTCTGTTGCATTCTGGCACCCAGCAGACATCCAAGTAACTCACCACGGGGGATCGTTAATGTCGGAATTTGTGGCCAAGGTTTTGCCTTTGACATGGCAAGAACAGATGCTCGCTCACCATTTTCCAACTTCCAGTTGTAGTACGCGACACATCCATAGGCAGTCTGAGAACTATCACAAAAAATTACTAGAGTGGGCTTGCCAACTGAAGTTTCCGGTGTAGGACAGCGAACAAACCTGACTTCTTTTAGACCGTAGATCGAACGAATCACTTCTTTACACAGACTGCGGGTTGTAGGTAGGTCATCATTACCATCTAGGATCGGATCGTCCCATTCCTGTTTGAGGCGGAATATTTGACCTAGTTCGTGCTTCAGGCAGATGGTAACCGGAGTTGCAAGTCCCGTCGGATCATAGATGGTTGCTATGATCTGTAGATAATTTCTTCGACTGAAAGTGTCAGGGAAGGCATCATCAAAGTTTTCTAAACATATCCTCCTCTGATCTAATGCCTCTCCTTTTCTTTGAGAAGTTAATCCTACCTGAAATGGAAATTTCATCGTTGGTAGAATGATATATTatacccaggatcctttcctgctCTGGTGTCCGTCGCACATTGTCAGGTACATCCGGGCACTTCTTTATGTGGGCATCAATATCACTTTCACTTCCACCGATCATGAAATACTTTATGATGAAGGATGCCTCACTGAGGAAAATGTTGAGTTCCTTAGCAAGTTGTAATTCCGTGGAAACATCATCAACACTGGTAGTACAATCATCAACATACAAGTTCGATTTTACGAATTCGTATACCTGTGGGTACTTGTCCTTGAATTTCTCAGCTATGATGAGCATTGCTACACTGCATATACCACCTGCCGGAGTAGTTCCCCAGGAGTTTTGTAGTAATCGCAGCGTCTTGACTTCTTTATCCTTGTCCAGTTGATTCCACAAAAGGCGGTGCAGATGAGATTCTTCTGTCTCAAGGCGAACAGTGAAGTATGCTTTACTTATGTCCATTGCAACCGGTATTTTTCTTTCCTGGAACCTTAACAGCAGGGTTGGAATTGGTGGAATCAAATTTGGTGGTGGTTCCCACAAGGAGTTTATAGCCTTGCCTTTAAATGGAACACTTGCATCAAATATAATTCTGAGTGGGGTTGAGGAACTATGCTCATTAAAGTGTGCGAAATGACAGATGTAGTAGACTTTGACACCATTAGATTTCCACTGCACATCCTCCTCAGCTGTAACCTCTGTCATATAGCCGTTGTTGATCAACTTTTAAAATTCGTCAACATACCAGTTCTTTAAAGCTTCGTTTGAGGGCAATAGGTCGATTGTCCGACAAGGTACGGAAGCTTTCCTTCCAGGGTAACTTACAAACGAATATCTTCTGTTCAGGGTCGTAGGTGAGACAACTCTTGTATGTCTGTACTCTTTGCTCCTCTTCTGAGTTTATGCCGACCGCGTCGCACCGATGACAAACCGGACCATCCTCTACTTCACACATACGATCAAACACAGTCTCAGCACTGGCCTTATCGTAAAGAAACAGGACTGTCCGCCATTTTCTGCAACCTGCTGCACGGAGCCAAGTTGCTCCGGGCTTTATCTGTGGAAAACCCCTTCCCCTTTTCGGGCTGTTCCAAGCATGACTTACTGCAACTGATGACATTGACTGCAGAAGAACAGCAGAAATCTTTCTGTTGAGGAGCTCTGACAGCATCACACTTGGTTCATGAGAATTGGCAGCAAAAAATGTCTCGTGAGAACCATGTAGAATGAACCCGAAGTTAGTCTCAGCTAAAACAAGGTTTTCTCTTGTCTTCACCGTTCGCGGAAATATGCTGGCATGATTGTCTCCGATGAGCAACTCGATGTCACCGTGAACAGGATCTAAAAGTTCTGATGCATCGACATCATCTTTGAACATGTCAGCAGCTACATGATAACTGCCTCCATCAAGTTCACCGATGTAATCGACACCAATGCAATCAACTGCAGTCACGAAGTTACCTTCTGCATCGTAGAGTGGGATGCTGTACAGATCAGCCGGTCCCCAATCTTGTGGCTGGCTCTCCCCAGCAGTCCTCATCATTAAGTTCTTGATTCTGGATACTGGTTTGATACAAGCTTCCCTTGCCACCAAGTTCAGAATCTGTGAGACAGTGGCTCCCAAATCATAAAGAACTGAAACCTCAAAAAGattccctttctttttcatgaaggCTGCATGACTAGGTCTCATTGTGTTCTGGCCTAGATGATGACGGAGTTTCTTGCAATCAACAGGACCATAAACCATGCTTGACGCAGCTAGGCAAGCAGCATGCAATAGAGTATGATGGTTGTCTGGCGTCTTGCAATTAACCTTCTGACAAACGTGCTTATTTCTGCACTGATTTGAGGGGTGAGAACCAAAGCACTTTTCACACCGGTTATGTTCATTcaaggtttctttcttttttatggacGAAAGACCTAGGAACACTCTGCATTCAGAAGTTTGGTGATCAGCCATAGAATGAAAAACACACGATTGAACAGAAGATGGgaatttttggaaattttttggCTTCCTGGTTTTCGATTCCTTCCAACCGTTACCCTTTTTGGGCGTTCCATTCTTGCCAGGCTTGACACCTTTCGAACCGCTGTTACCAATGTTTCTGTCCTTACTGCTAACCTGATAATTCTTAACGACCATCGTCGGCTCTTCTCTGAAAATGTAACTAGAATGAGCTTCTGCTCGCAATTTAGCTGTTTCTTTGATTGAGGCTGTCGTGTCGGCCATTCCTAAGAGTAGATCAAAGGAGGCTTCGGCATCTAGGTCGTCTGCCAGAATATTTCTGTCGATTCTCCTGCGCAGTTCTACTGGAATTTTTTCCATTACGATGGGAAATGCCGACTCACCTAACACAGACGTTCGGTTTACCGATCTCAGGTCCTCTTTAGCGACAGTAAGTTCCGTTACCAATCGACGAAGACCATCTGCATCAGACTCGCTTCTGACAGGCCTAATGTCATGGACGTCCTTGAGGACTGCATCACAGATGGTGTTTCCCCTTCCGTAAATGCAATCTAATGCTGACCATGCTTCATCCAAGCTCGATTTCGACTGAACAATGAGGCCTTCTCTTGAGTTTTCTCACAATGCTTCTCTCAGCCTTAAAAGCGCCATCTCCCCAGACATCTGGCCCTGAACTAATAGCTCAAAATTTTTCTTGAATCTTTTATACGATCGAACTTCACCATCCCACGTCGGACAAGAAAGTTTCTTCAATTGGACGAATGACGAATTAGATTTGCTGACCTCATTAGCATGCTTAGGAATGTCCTCTTTTACCGATAGCTCCATTCGTTCATTTATCTGCGTCCTCAGCTTGTGGAAGGTAACACCCGCATCACGCAATGTTTTTCAAAGTTCGTCACAAGTCAGATTGCCTGCGGAGACTCTTTTCAAATCACTATATGATTCACGAAGAGAGTTCAATGATAAGCTTAGATCATCAACAGTGGCATTCTCTGCATCTGCTAAGATGGCCTCGGTGTCCAAACTTTCAATAGTCCAGGTCTCAAAGGCAATGCCAAATTTCTTCTGAGTCGAAGATTTCACTTTCCTGGGAGGCATGTTTACGAGATTGAACAGTAAACAGTAGTACAACACTCGAACGATGAATTCAGCGACCCAGTTATGAGAAATGGAACACAAGAAGTATTGCTTCAAAACACCAACTTTGGGTCGATAACTGATAATAGCCACTTTTCCAGACGACGAGTCATTGACGGAACCAACTAGTTAGGCATTCAAACATTCAGCTTTCGTGAACTAAACTCGTTGACACTTTTGATTGCTGTTgatcacaatgaagtaaattatgAACGAGTTGACACTGAGgccaatttacataccacaagGCACAAATTGGAGCGaacttactttaaagtttcctcgATTCCGCAAAGCTTGGAAATGAAATGTAGCGCAACTGCAGGGGCTTGCTCCTGCCCTATCAGAATCAGACCATTGACATCTCAACCAACCATACGAACGAGGCATGTAACGTCACGACGTTGAAGTCGTTACAGAcatttcattctgcaaatgaaataattacaataatatttttatcctactttacagagaaaatgtcaacagacctaaattaaaattaaattacacttaCATTACAACTTACAAAAAGcaataataagtatattacaacaaaaccaatcaaaacagaagtaacaaatttgaatttgaatcgaccagtaaattacaaatggaactgatcaatcaatacagttacttactccaagctatttagttggagggcgcagtcttattctaaattattaatgGCGATCTCGAAAGAGAACCGCCCAGCTCCAGGCCTCAAGATCAAGTGTAAAACAATGATTCTTTGGGCAGATTTTCGCTTGTTAAAGAATTCGTCCAGTACCTAGTTTGGCAACTAAGCGACCCCTAATTTTATAATTGGCTAGTTCAATATGGAAATAGAGGACGCGATTCGTGTCTGTTTACAAAGAAGCTTCCTGGTGGATCCAATGTAAGTTCCTAAATTACGTTTAGGACACATAtaactatacacacacccggaggacatataagggccaAAACGATCTGTATGTCCTCCTCCTCaatgatgtatatccggctgtggccactgctgcttgaatatatatatatatatatatatatatatatatatatatatatatatatatatatatatatatatatacatatatatatatacatatatatatatatatatatatatatatatatgatatatatatatatatatatatatatatatatatatatatatatatatatatgtatatacatatatatatatatatatatatatatatatatatatatatatatatatatatatatatatatatatatatatatatatatacatacatatatatatatatatatatatatataatatatatatatatatatatatatatatatatatatatatatatatatatatatatatatatatatatatatatatatatatatatatatatatatatatatatatatatatatacatattatatttatatatatatatatatatatatatatatatatatagtatatatatatatatatatatatatatatacatatatatatatatatatatatatatatatatatatatatatatatatatatattatatatatatatatatatatatatatatatatatatatatatatatatatatatatatatatatacatatatatatactatatatatatatatatatatatatatatatatatatatatatatatatatatatatatatatatgtatatatatatatatatatatatatatatatgtatatatatatatatatatatatatatatatatatatatatatatatatatatatatatatatatatatatgtatatatatatatatatatatatatatatatatatatatatatatatatatatatatatatataatatatatatatatatatatatatatatatatagtggggttttcttgagttttatcttacaaaataggctgttttcagcattttgatAGGGGTTCCAATTATTAGCacattctaactattcatgggggggtctggtacacatcccccggcGAATACCGGGGTGACtattgtacatatatgtgtatatatatatatatatatatatatatatatatatatatatatatatatatatatatatatatatatatatatatatatatatatatatatatatatatatatatatatatatatatatacacaaacatacacacacacacacacacacacacatatatatatatagtatatattatgatatatatatatatagagatatatatatatatatatatatatatatatagatatatatatatcatatctatctatatatatatatatatatatatatttatatatatatatatatatatatatatatatatatatatatatatatatatatatatatatatataaatatatatatatatatatatatatatatagatatatatatatatattatatatatatatatgatatatatataatatatatatatatatatatatagatatatatatataatatatatatatatatatatatagaaagatatatatatatatatatatatatatatatatatatatatatatatatatatatatatagatatatatatatatatatatatatatatatatatatatatatatatataatatatatatatatatatatctatatatatatatatatatctctatatacatatatatatatctatctattatatatatatatatatatatatatatatatatatattatatatatatattatatatatattaatatatatatatatatatatagctttatatatatatatataaattatatatatatatatatatatatatatatatatatatattatatatataatatatatatatatagatatatatatatatatatatatcatatataaattacgtGTGTGTGTCTTGGCAGGGGGTTTTATGATTTAAATATTAAGCCATGTTGAAAAAGgtccaacacaacacacacacataatgatagAGAGTAAAATGGAGTGCTTTTGACTTACCTTTTGTTAGAAAACTGTTGCTTAGCTAAGATCGCCATGGAAACTCAGCCAAAAGATCTAAATTGAACGGTCTGAGATAACTGAACGGCAAATATGCCGCGTGGAGAGGGCCCAGTGTACTGGTTTAAATTACTCTGTTATTCACAATAATATGAGAGAATGGCCAAATTCACAATCTATACAGGCTAGTTACCAACTTGTTATCTTCTAAGGTAATTAGGCGCTAgcaaggaggcagggatgcaagGAGTCGGCAGTTGGAAATCTGGAAATGGATTTCAGGTTATACACAAAAACATGAAACAAAGACTTCTCGCACAACATTTACGACTAATGCACTATGGAGTGAATTTTTCCTTAATCACGCACAAGGCTAATACTAAGGGGAGAATTCTAGTGCTTAAATAGTATAGCTCAATGAAGATCTTCGTTGATCTTagacaagtcacaagggaaaaaTGTGATCGCTAGATAGAATGAAAAAGAGGTTTCTTTGAGAGGTTAGAAATTGGATTTGAAAATGGGGGAGAGTTTATTGTACCCAGAGGAAAAGAATTGGCTATATGAATGTGACTCAGAcataagatttcttataacaagattcattcatccttttcTATTTGCAAGTTACCCCTTttaactgaaagcctccattctctagaaagctatctctgctaCCATTGGCTGTCTGTAATTTAGC harbors:
- the LOC135217570 gene encoding uncharacterized protein LOC135217570, encoding MTEVTAEEDVQWKSNGVKVYYICHFAHFNEHSSSTPLRIIFDASVPFKGKAINSLWEPPPNLIPPIPTLLLRFQERKIPVAMDISKAYFTVRLETEESHLHRLLWNQLDKDKEVKTLRLLQNSWGTTPAGGICSVAMLIIAEKFKDKYPQVYEFVKSNLYVDDCTTSVDDVSTELQLAKELNIFLSEASFIIKYFMIGGSESDIDAHIKKCPDVGLTSQRKGEALDQRRICLENFDDAFPDTFSRRNYLQIIATIYDPTGLATPVTICLKHELGQIFRLKQEWDDPILDGNDDLPTTRSLCKEVIRSIYGLKEVRFVRCPTPETSVGKPTLVIFCDSSQTAYGCVAYYNWKLENGERASVLAMSKAKPWPQIPTLTIPRGELLGCLLGARMQQTIVKKSSFIFERVMLLTDSIVLEQLRHEPYKYNMWTASRISEIQTLTDIRNWYHVDSGNNVADNASRGLNPSKMGKDYRWQKGPDFMKKDINEWPIKHANEVHAKKEDLDIRIKDPRMTIGRCKSLCVQIDGGTNEDYSVILDILKKFNITVDKNDSLMKIKCRISRIIRFMENASQLFRDRLKRTGRLSKFAISSMTKAERSRWFAENDTFVPTKRELLISKLFLIQQAQQSLPSDVEHKLKSLNPILDADGVWRALGRTVAALSNPPAIIPYSEPFAEILIAQVEIAPRKVEQLVRSPVFEHVVIDIAGPFNTIADRRKTRNYRVNSGKAWILVIVCRASGAAHIEVLEGYDTTASLQVFDAFTRIRGKRL